One stretch of Chitinophaga pendula DNA includes these proteins:
- a CDS encoding HTH domain-containing protein: MPKRYFERLQTIDYLIRIKGTGKPSQLAKRLRISERTLYEFLKMMKELGAPIEYDRYKESYYYAEKGGFNIRFDKSILLGTLLLTISYSFLLW; this comes from the coding sequence ATGCCTAAGCGTTATTTCGAAAGACTACAGACCATTGATTACCTGATTAGGATTAAAGGTACTGGTAAACCCTCCCAGCTGGCCAAAAGGCTGCGGATCTCTGAACGTACACTGTACGAATTCCTCAAAATGATGAAGGAATTGGGTGCCCCGATCGAATACGATCGCTACAAAGAAAGCTACTACTATGCAGAAAAAGGCGGCTTCAATATCCGCTTCGACAAGAGCATCCTGCTCGGTACGCTCCTGTTGACCATCAGTTATAGCTTCCTCCTTTGGTAA
- a CDS encoding RNA polymerase sigma factor, protein MDTSVTDWEEFLNGDMQAFGRIYARFAPLLYNYGRKQTASPALVEDCIQDIFEYILAHHRQLSPVNNVKAYLLTAYRRALLQKLTTERKTTNIDTSTSPLSNFELVISPESQLIQSQSHLERRRKVVHELNILPARMKEVLYLRFYENLPFEDIAAIMHIDQRSVYKMVYKAFGKLRQKLVDFPLWLLSSAIISLSWSW, encoded by the coding sequence ATGGATACGTCCGTAACAGATTGGGAGGAATTTCTGAATGGGGACATGCAAGCCTTCGGCAGAATATACGCCAGGTTTGCCCCCCTGCTGTATAACTATGGCCGTAAACAAACAGCTTCCCCCGCACTCGTAGAAGACTGCATCCAGGACATATTTGAATATATCCTCGCACACCACCGGCAACTATCACCCGTAAATAACGTCAAAGCATACCTGCTCACCGCATATCGCCGCGCCCTCCTCCAAAAACTAACCACCGAACGCAAAACAACCAACATAGACACCTCCACATCCCCACTGAGCAACTTCGAACTCGTCATATCCCCCGAAAGTCAACTGATACAATCCCAAAGCCACCTCGAACGCAGACGTAAAGTCGTACACGAACTCAATATCCTGCCCGCCCGCATGAAAGAAGTACTCTACCTGCGCTTCTACGAAAACCTCCCCTTTGAAGATATCGCCGCCATCATGCACATCGACCAGCGATCCGTCTATAAAATGGTCTATAAAGCTTTCGGTAAACTGCGGCAAAAATTAGTCGACTTCCCCCTATGGCTCCTCTCATCCGCCATCATATCCCTCTCCTGGTCCTGGTAA
- a CDS encoding T9SS type A sorting domain-containing protein, protein MRYRYCLWLILLLCDWYNTSAQSAIYIPAEGRVYAHPQDTIAIYGNIINNGRIFSPAGSIINFYGTRWANDTQGRITDESSDGISGTGGFVRFIQPNPLTGIGTRQWVAGGYNATLQSGASFPGIKIEGEQGLWLEDLNDLRINRTLDLVKGHLFLNGWNLVIGQFSPGEILHYSPEHFIVTDSAFGGGRLYRHRISATDMHVVFPLGTRPGSYTPLVVRTADVPAQFGASVWEDVRSLVTSGDSLWDESVARTWELATDRPGARIFMALAHQVADEGAIFSPNRFSAYIARFVNGSWENNGDQHVPESPNIFTTGTPDPLGAINTKTVDQLPNISYFTKFVAQRTNNPLKTILDFFGGYRSATDTVLLRWITGREVGCDGFELQRRQPEDTGFAAIAYIPSRARNGNSTVPLTYTYKDVQSIPGFVFYRLKVMMKDGSFFYSNIVAVKGENIKGEIIAWPNPVRGNTLHIYFGNVRNAKAIELLNMIGRTVIWQNFPQPRPPFSYFALPVGRLEKGMYILRIFDDKQNTLHVQKLIFMQE, encoded by the coding sequence ATGCGATATCGCTACTGTTTATGGCTGATCCTGCTACTGTGCGACTGGTACAATACCAGCGCACAATCAGCCATCTATATACCTGCCGAAGGCAGAGTATACGCACATCCGCAGGATACCATCGCTATATACGGGAACATTATTAACAATGGTCGCATATTCAGCCCGGCAGGTTCCATTATCAACTTCTATGGCACCCGCTGGGCCAACGACACACAAGGTCGCATCACCGACGAAAGCAGCGATGGCATAAGCGGAACAGGAGGTTTCGTCCGGTTCATACAACCCAATCCTCTCACCGGTATCGGTACCCGCCAATGGGTAGCAGGTGGATACAACGCTACCTTGCAGTCCGGTGCTTCCTTTCCGGGCATAAAAATAGAAGGGGAGCAAGGCCTCTGGCTGGAAGATCTCAATGATCTCCGTATCAACCGTACCCTCGACCTGGTCAAAGGCCACCTGTTCCTGAACGGCTGGAACCTCGTCATCGGCCAATTCTCTCCAGGCGAAATACTACATTACTCGCCCGAACATTTCATCGTTACCGACTCCGCATTCGGTGGCGGCCGTCTCTACCGTCATCGCATCTCGGCAACAGATATGCATGTCGTATTCCCACTGGGAACAAGACCGGGTAGCTACACCCCCTTGGTAGTACGCACCGCCGACGTTCCTGCTCAATTCGGTGCCAGCGTATGGGAAGATGTCCGTAGCCTGGTAACCAGCGGCGACAGCCTCTGGGATGAAAGTGTCGCCCGCACCTGGGAGCTCGCCACCGATCGCCCCGGCGCCAGGATCTTTATGGCACTGGCACATCAGGTCGCCGACGAAGGCGCCATTTTTAGCCCGAATCGCTTCAGTGCATATATCGCCCGCTTCGTTAACGGTAGCTGGGAAAACAATGGAGACCAACATGTCCCCGAATCCCCCAACATATTTACCACCGGTACACCAGATCCGCTGGGAGCCATCAATACCAAAACAGTCGATCAGCTTCCCAATATCTCCTACTTTACAAAATTTGTCGCCCAACGCACGAACAACCCGCTCAAAACAATACTCGACTTTTTCGGTGGCTATCGCAGCGCCACCGATACTGTATTGCTGAGATGGATCACCGGTAGGGAAGTAGGCTGCGATGGATTTGAATTGCAACGCCGCCAACCGGAAGATACCGGCTTCGCCGCCATCGCCTATATACCTTCCAGGGCACGCAACGGCAATAGCACCGTTCCGCTGACCTACACCTACAAAGATGTACAAAGCATACCCGGATTCGTCTTCTATCGCCTCAAAGTCATGATGAAAGATGGCTCCTTCTTCTATAGCAATATCGTCGCCGTCAAAGGTGAAAATATCAAAGGTGAGATCATCGCCTGGCCAAATCCCGTTAGAGGAAATACATTACATATCTACTTCGGTAACGTACGCAACGCAAAAGCAATCGAATTGCTGAATATGATCGGCCGGACCGTTATCTGGCAGAATTTCCCCCAACCCAGACCTCCATTCAGCTATTTCGCACTGCCCGTCGGACGACTCGAAAAAGGTATGTATATACTTCGCATCTTCGACGACAAACAGAATACCTTGCATGTCCAAAAACTCATCTTTATGCAGGAATAA
- a CDS encoding response regulator transcription factor — protein MKKVRRTDAGHAGMVDALEIAGMRGDTRQIASQLAKDICNIVFMDIDIPGMTAIEIASIVKAAYPDINVILLSIHEGKEEVKQVVQGGNTQKIPPVSLSEFISQVYEAAVQSNMIAVEKVLAFFNRRAAHRPPVDSYGLSSRELEVLSRLVSGDTYKKIAEHCHISVGTVRSHIMNIYRKLEVNTRSAAIVKALKERLVRGL, from the coding sequence ATGAAAAAAGTGCGGCGCACTGATGCAGGTCATGCGGGAATGGTGGATGCTTTAGAGATTGCCGGTATGCGTGGGGATACCAGGCAAATAGCCAGCCAACTGGCTAAAGATATATGCAACATAGTATTCATGGACATAGACATCCCAGGCATGACAGCCATTGAAATAGCAAGTATTGTAAAGGCAGCTTATCCTGATATTAATGTCATACTACTGAGTATACATGAGGGTAAGGAAGAAGTAAAACAGGTTGTACAAGGTGGCAACACACAAAAGATACCTCCGGTATCCCTGTCAGAATTCATCTCCCAAGTGTATGAAGCGGCCGTTCAGTCAAACATGATCGCCGTAGAAAAGGTCCTCGCCTTCTTTAACCGGCGTGCCGCACACCGCCCTCCCGTAGATAGCTACGGACTCTCGTCCAGAGAACTGGAAGTACTCAGCAGGCTCGTCAGCGGAGACACCTACAAAAAGATCGCAGAACATTGTCATATCAGCGTAGGGACCGTACGGTCCCATATTATGAATATCTATCGCAAACTGGAAGTGAATACACGCTCCGCCGCCATCGTTAAAGCATTGAAAGAAAGATTGGTTCGCGGACTCTGA
- a CDS encoding alpha-galactosidase, translating to MKKRFLLTGLLLITLLPYLLAQQQTDWMINPRPFKAAISRSGNKITMTNGLLKRSFYIGANLACFDFQNLSTGEQLIRAVKPEARLTINGKDYNVGGLYGQPQQAYLLPVWLDSMTAGTEDFRYISHRITDITPYVNWRPTRWSGNRQQPTGKELIFTYRTSTPALKDYTVEVHYALYDGIPLLCKWLKVINGSSRSLVLDQVVNEIMATVEEETAVVGKVDQMKPPHGLYIESNYAFNNAMKANLSDQTTHWKADATYTAQVNYDLQTPCLLEVHPAIPVGTSLPAGESFSSIRTYELLLDSYDRERNGLAQRRMYRTIAPWTTENPVFMHLISTDPAQVRSVIDQCAATGYEGVILSFGSGLNMEDTSAANRQKFKSLADYAHSKQVLLGGYSLFSSRRISDEDDVINPATGKPGGAFFNNAPCLGSKWGLSYLEKIKHFIATTGFDIFENDGPYPGDICASVTHPGHHDVKDSQWKQMELQKAFYRHLNEMGVYVNAPDWYFLDGTNKIGLGYREVNFSLPRAQQIILNRQNIYDGTWEKTPGMSWGFVPLTQYQGGGAAATLEPLKDHLHAYEQLMMQYYGAGIQACYRGPRLYDTDSTKVLVTQVINWYKIHRQILNEDVIHLRRADGRDWDGILHVAPSAPERGLAMLYNPLPVPITRNISIPLYYTGLTDKATVSIKGGPARSYPLDRQHNIHLTISIPANNYTWLLIK from the coding sequence ATGAAAAAAAGATTTTTATTAACAGGCCTTCTGCTGATAACATTACTACCATACCTCCTTGCACAGCAGCAAACAGACTGGATGATCAACCCTCGCCCGTTTAAAGCAGCGATCTCCCGTTCCGGCAATAAAATAACGATGACCAATGGCTTGCTAAAACGGAGCTTTTATATAGGAGCCAATTTAGCTTGTTTCGATTTTCAAAATCTAAGCACCGGCGAACAGCTGATCAGGGCCGTCAAACCCGAAGCCCGGTTGACGATAAATGGGAAAGACTACAATGTAGGGGGCCTCTATGGACAACCACAGCAAGCCTATCTGCTCCCTGTTTGGCTGGATAGTATGACGGCCGGAACAGAAGATTTCAGATATATATCGCACCGTATCACCGACATCACCCCTTATGTCAATTGGCGCCCCACCCGCTGGAGCGGCAACAGACAGCAGCCAACCGGAAAAGAACTGATCTTTACCTACCGTACCTCCACTCCCGCTTTGAAAGACTATACCGTAGAAGTACATTACGCGCTATATGATGGCATCCCCTTGCTATGCAAGTGGCTGAAGGTAATCAACGGCAGCAGCAGGTCGCTGGTCCTCGATCAGGTCGTGAATGAGATAATGGCCACTGTAGAAGAAGAAACAGCCGTAGTAGGTAAAGTAGACCAGATGAAACCTCCGCATGGCCTCTACATTGAAAGCAATTACGCCTTCAACAATGCCATGAAAGCAAACCTGAGCGATCAGACTACCCATTGGAAAGCAGATGCTACTTACACCGCTCAGGTCAACTATGACCTGCAGACGCCCTGTCTGCTGGAAGTACACCCTGCTATACCCGTCGGTACGAGTTTGCCTGCCGGAGAGTCATTTAGCTCCATTCGTACCTACGAACTATTACTTGACAGCTACGATCGAGAAAGAAATGGCCTGGCACAGCGGCGTATGTATCGCACCATTGCACCCTGGACAACAGAGAATCCCGTCTTCATGCACCTCATCAGTACCGACCCTGCACAGGTACGCAGCGTCATCGATCAATGTGCAGCTACAGGCTATGAAGGCGTAATACTCAGCTTCGGAAGCGGACTGAATATGGAAGACACCAGCGCTGCCAATAGGCAAAAATTTAAATCGCTGGCCGATTACGCTCATAGTAAACAGGTATTGCTGGGTGGCTATTCCCTGTTCTCCAGCCGCCGCATCAGCGATGAGGACGACGTCATTAACCCCGCCACCGGCAAACCTGGCGGCGCCTTTTTTAACAACGCCCCCTGCCTCGGCAGCAAGTGGGGACTATCATACCTGGAGAAAATAAAACATTTCATTGCCACAACAGGCTTTGACATATTTGAAAATGATGGACCCTATCCGGGAGATATATGTGCTTCGGTTACACATCCGGGACACCATGACGTAAAGGATTCTCAATGGAAACAGATGGAACTGCAAAAGGCATTTTATCGACATCTGAATGAAATGGGCGTATATGTCAATGCCCCGGATTGGTACTTCCTGGATGGAACTAACAAAATAGGACTGGGATATAGGGAAGTGAATTTCTCACTGCCGAGAGCACAACAGATCATATTAAACCGGCAAAATATCTATGATGGTACCTGGGAAAAGACGCCGGGTATGAGCTGGGGTTTTGTACCGCTCACACAATACCAGGGAGGAGGCGCTGCCGCCACATTGGAACCACTGAAAGACCACCTGCATGCTTACGAACAATTAATGATGCAGTACTATGGTGCAGGGATACAGGCTTGCTACCGTGGTCCGCGGCTCTATGACACAGACAGTACAAAGGTATTGGTAACACAGGTAATTAACTGGTATAAAATACACCGGCAAATACTCAATGAAGATGTCATCCACCTGCGCCGTGCAGATGGCCGCGACTGGGATGGCATCCTCCATGTGGCTCCCTCCGCACCGGAACGTGGCCTGGCTATGTTATACAATCCGCTTCCCGTACCCATTACCCGCAATATCAGCATCCCCTTATACTACACCGGTCTCACCGATAAAGCGACCGTGAGTATAAAAGGAGGCCCCGCAAGATCGTATCCGCTCGATCGGCAACACAACATTCATCTTACCATTTCTATCCCGGCAAACAACTATACCTGGCTGCTGATAAAATGA
- a CDS encoding alpha-L-fucosidase produces the protein MRKIVLLFLLSITTAHLLPAQDMKDMWTKEAGNNPTHPGLKWFRNAKFGLFIHWGLYAKLGGRWKDSSYYGSGEWIMNRAKIPAETYARIADDFNPTGFNASEWASLAKDAGVKYLVITAKHHEGFSMYDSKVSDFNIVRASPYAKDPLKALAEACRQKGVQFGCYYSQFQDWHEPNGGGNRWDFDDKKKNYRQYYQDKAIPQLKELLTNYGPLGIIWFDTPGGLSKEETKQMIDSLRLLQPNCLFSSRVGHGLGDYKDFGDSEVPTAPITGAWESIYTHNDSWGYISHDLNFKSPTTIIRLLANVASKRGNLMLNVGPDGNGQWPHQSREYLLETGKWLKKYGESIYNTTYGLIPAQPWGVTTSGLQCLYLHVWQMPTHHKLIVPYMQAKVTAVRWLDTNVALPYRQRNDELEIQLPPDLPDARSSVIKLEYKGVQPDSSAATTRTVSQQYKAAEIPVVAAEYSGNTQSKVFTFSHYYGDWKHEQCLVNMKDSMDALSFSLLVQEAGDYSVVLDYACPPAAAGREGVVEIAGQQLSFLSLPTGEYDTHAPLLFIQHRIGVIRLPAKGKYTLRIKPAKTGRKELFRLRSVVLEP, from the coding sequence ATGAGAAAAATAGTATTGCTATTCCTGCTGTCCATAACCACCGCCCATCTCCTGCCAGCACAGGATATGAAAGACATGTGGACGAAAGAAGCAGGTAATAACCCCACCCACCCGGGCCTCAAATGGTTCCGTAACGCAAAATTTGGCCTGTTCATCCACTGGGGACTTTACGCGAAACTAGGCGGTAGATGGAAAGATAGCAGCTACTACGGCAGCGGAGAATGGATCATGAACAGAGCAAAAATACCAGCCGAGACCTATGCCCGCATCGCCGATGATTTCAACCCCACCGGCTTCAATGCCAGCGAATGGGCATCCCTGGCTAAAGATGCCGGCGTCAAATACCTGGTCATCACCGCCAAACATCACGAAGGATTCAGCATGTATGATTCCAAAGTCTCCGATTTTAATATCGTACGTGCCTCCCCGTATGCCAAAGATCCACTCAAAGCACTCGCCGAGGCTTGCAGACAAAAAGGTGTTCAATTCGGCTGCTATTACTCCCAGTTCCAGGATTGGCACGAACCAAATGGTGGCGGCAATCGCTGGGACTTCGACGACAAAAAGAAAAACTACCGGCAATATTATCAGGATAAAGCCATTCCCCAACTCAAAGAACTGCTGACTAACTACGGCCCCCTCGGCATCATCTGGTTCGATACGCCAGGAGGCCTCTCTAAAGAAGAAACAAAACAGATGATAGATAGCCTGCGCCTGCTGCAACCCAACTGCCTGTTCAGCAGTAGGGTAGGGCATGGCCTGGGTGACTATAAGGATTTCGGCGACTCCGAAGTGCCAACTGCCCCCATCACCGGAGCATGGGAGTCCATATATACACACAACGACTCCTGGGGATATATCTCGCATGATCTCAATTTCAAATCACCAACCACTATCATCCGCCTGCTGGCGAATGTCGCCTCCAAACGTGGCAACCTCATGCTGAACGTAGGACCCGATGGTAACGGTCAATGGCCCCACCAATCCCGCGAGTATTTACTGGAAACAGGTAAATGGCTGAAGAAATATGGAGAAAGCATCTATAATACAACATATGGCCTCATCCCCGCTCAACCCTGGGGCGTTACCACCAGCGGTCTCCAATGTCTTTACCTGCATGTATGGCAAATGCCCACGCATCATAAGCTGATAGTACCGTATATGCAGGCAAAAGTAACGGCCGTCAGATGGCTGGATACCAATGTTGCATTGCCTTACAGACAACGCAACGACGAATTGGAAATACAATTGCCACCAGACTTGCCGGATGCACGCAGTAGCGTAATAAAACTTGAATACAAGGGGGTACAACCCGATAGCTCCGCCGCAACTACACGCACCGTCAGCCAGCAATATAAAGCGGCAGAAATACCGGTTGTAGCGGCAGAATACAGCGGTAACACCCAAAGCAAAGTATTCACTTTCTCTCACTACTATGGAGATTGGAAACATGAACAATGTTTGGTCAATATGAAAGATAGCATGGATGCACTTTCCTTCTCCCTGCTGGTACAGGAGGCAGGCGATTATAGCGTAGTACTCGATTATGCCTGCCCTCCCGCCGCGGCAGGCCGTGAAGGTGTCGTGGAAATAGCGGGTCAACAGCTGTCTTTCCTGAGCCTGCCGACCGGCGAATACGATACGCACGCCCCTCTGCTATTCATTCAACACCGTATCGGCGTGATCCGGTTGCCAGCAAAAGGTAAATACACCCTCCGTATAAAGCCGGCAAAAACAGGCAGGAAGGAATTGTTTCGTCTACGCAGCGTAGTATTGGAACCATAA
- a CDS encoding sulfatase family protein → MIITSFKTVTNSDKPNVIVILMDDMGYGDLESYGGTDWHTPNINRLAAEGMRFTRFYTAQAVCSASRASLLTGCYPNRVGIHGALSPESPIALSPDEETIAELLKKKGYRTGMVGKWHLGCKQPYLPLQQGFDEYLGLPYSNDMWPVHYDGKPYPDTTTYRGKYPPLPLIRDNTTQQYIRTLQDQAQLTTKYTERACRFIRENKKQPFFLYVAHNMPHVPIAVSGKFAGKSGKGLFADLMMEIDWSIGEIMNTLKKEGLDKNTLVVFTSDNGPWLSYGNHAGSSGGLREGKGTSWEGGIRIPCIMRWPGNIPAGTICNKLAATIDLLPTITAICKAPLPAKKIDGVDIYGLMINDTQANPRDELAVYYEVNSLQAIHKGPWKLVFPHRSRTYKQNLPGYDGFPGAQPMTNVGLSLYDMRHDPGETLDVKEQFPDVVKTLQAAADKYRAELGDDLTSQKGAARRPAAQLK, encoded by the coding sequence ATGATAATAACCAGCTTCAAAACGGTAACGAACAGTGATAAACCCAATGTTATAGTCATCCTGATGGATGACATGGGATATGGTGACCTCGAAAGTTATGGAGGCACAGACTGGCACACACCCAATATCAACAGACTCGCCGCAGAAGGCATGCGATTCACCCGGTTCTATACCGCCCAGGCCGTATGCTCCGCTTCCCGAGCCTCGCTGCTGACAGGTTGCTACCCTAACCGGGTAGGTATCCATGGCGCCCTCAGCCCGGAAAGCCCCATCGCACTATCCCCCGACGAAGAAACGATCGCAGAACTGTTGAAGAAAAAAGGATATCGTACCGGCATGGTGGGTAAATGGCACCTGGGCTGCAAACAACCCTACCTGCCCTTGCAACAGGGTTTTGATGAATACCTCGGATTACCCTACTCCAATGATATGTGGCCCGTACATTACGATGGTAAACCCTATCCGGATACCACCACCTACCGTGGAAAATATCCGCCTTTACCACTGATCCGGGACAATACAACACAACAATACATACGCACCCTGCAAGACCAGGCACAACTGACCACCAAGTATACGGAAAGAGCTTGCCGCTTTATCAGGGAAAATAAAAAGCAACCGTTTTTCCTCTACGTGGCACATAACATGCCCCATGTACCCATCGCCGTCTCCGGTAAATTCGCAGGCAAAAGCGGGAAAGGCCTGTTCGCCGATCTCATGATGGAAATAGATTGGTCAATAGGAGAAATAATGAATACCCTCAAAAAAGAAGGACTAGACAAAAATACATTGGTCGTATTTACCAGCGATAACGGCCCCTGGCTATCCTATGGCAACCATGCCGGTAGTAGCGGCGGCCTACGCGAAGGAAAAGGGACCAGCTGGGAAGGTGGTATCCGCATACCTTGTATCATGCGCTGGCCTGGTAATATCCCCGCCGGTACCATCTGCAACAAACTGGCCGCTACCATCGATCTCCTGCCTACTATCACCGCTATATGTAAAGCACCATTACCGGCTAAAAAAATTGATGGCGTCGACATTTATGGACTGATGATAAATGATACACAGGCAAACCCAAGAGACGAACTAGCCGTATATTATGAAGTAAATAGCCTCCAGGCCATCCATAAAGGCCCCTGGAAACTCGTATTCCCGCATCGCAGTCGTACCTACAAACAAAACCTGCCAGGCTACGACGGATTCCCCGGCGCACAGCCTATGACCAACGTAGGCCTCTCCTTGTACGATATGAGACACGACCCGGGAGAAACACTCGACGTCAAAGAACAATTCCCAGACGTCGTTAAAACACTACAGGCAGCAGCAGATAAATATAGAGCAGAGCTGGGAGATGACCTCACCAGCCAGAAAGGTGCCGCCAGAAGACCCGCTGCCCAACTGAAATGA
- a CDS encoding LytR/AlgR family response regulator transcription factor — MSLIILIVGQAAPGMQHWRHYFDHLEFVYVAGQYDTLQQAMPLLNSTMVHALVLGKNIPELANDTNPGEELNDQPINIITLTYPEKRKHVFEILNVDILKIPVTKLTITNILEKIYYKVMTEGVETPIKKKSYHDHFFVHYENKYHRVPINTLRYTEVIGNTCILHGENRTFTTDSIEQINAYLPPWQFTRVHKLFIVNLHFVDQITTGIVRVGAVAIPVKPGYSQELQRQYDIFRKLKEDSRNPLQN; from the coding sequence ATGAGCTTAATTATCTTGATCGTCGGACAAGCAGCACCGGGCATGCAGCATTGGAGACATTACTTCGACCACCTGGAATTCGTTTACGTAGCCGGGCAATACGATACCCTGCAACAGGCAATGCCCCTGCTGAACAGTACTATGGTTCACGCTCTCGTCCTCGGAAAAAATATTCCCGAACTTGCTAATGATACCAATCCGGGAGAAGAGCTCAACGACCAACCCATTAATATCATCACCCTCACCTATCCTGAAAAAAGAAAACACGTATTCGAAATACTCAACGTAGATATCCTTAAAATTCCCGTAACCAAACTAACCATTACCAACATCCTTGAAAAGATCTACTACAAAGTGATGACCGAAGGAGTAGAAACCCCCATCAAAAAAAAATCCTATCACGACCACTTCTTCGTGCACTACGAAAACAAATACCACCGGGTACCAATAAATACCCTGCGCTATACCGAAGTAATAGGAAATACCTGCATCCTGCATGGAGAAAACAGGACATTCACAACCGATAGTATCGAACAGATCAACGCATACCTTCCTCCATGGCAGTTCACCCGCGTACATAAACTCTTTATCGTCAACCTCCATTTCGTGGATCAGATAACAACAGGCATCGTACGGGTAGGCGCCGTTGCCATACCCGTCAAACCAGGCTACAGTCAAGAACTACAACGACAGTATGATATCTTCCGCAAACTGAAAGAAGATAGCAGAAACCCACTCCAAAATTAA
- a CDS encoding alpha-L-fucosidase, whose translation MKKNYLLWFLMFCSIIHTQAQEKKIFSETPQQKEKRMAWWTNDRFGMFIHWGLYALPARHEWVKSRERITDSAYQKYFDQFNPDLYNPKEWARMAKAAGMKYAVITTKHHEGFCLFDSKYTDYKATNTQIGRDLVKEWVEAFRAEGLKIGFYYSLIDWHHPDYTVDNNHPQRPDNSNDYTALNKGRDMNKYRQYLHNQVRELLTNYGTIDMLWLDFSFPGKNGKDHNDWNAIDLIKMVRKLQPNILVNDRLDLGEYADGADFMTPEQYKVAEWPTRNGQKFPWETCQTFSGSWGYYRDEYTWKDAKQLLVLLIESVSKGGNVLLNVGPTARGVFDSRAQQSLEEMGKWTRFNGRAIYGCTEAPATFKRPDNTLLTYNPLAKRLYIHLLDYPLQNFTLPGYKGKVKYAQFLHDGSEIRISAPGGHHKYGKDLEDNDLNLSLPVRKPDMEIPVIELILE comes from the coding sequence ATGAAAAAGAATTACTTACTATGGTTCCTGATGTTCTGCTCCATTATACACACACAGGCGCAGGAGAAAAAAATATTCAGTGAAACCCCGCAGCAAAAGGAAAAACGTATGGCTTGGTGGACGAACGATCGCTTCGGCATGTTCATACACTGGGGATTATATGCTTTACCTGCCAGGCATGAATGGGTGAAAAGCCGCGAACGCATCACCGACAGCGCCTACCAGAAATACTTTGATCAGTTCAATCCCGATCTCTATAACCCGAAAGAATGGGCCAGGATGGCAAAAGCAGCCGGTATGAAGTATGCCGTCATCACCACCAAACACCATGAAGGGTTCTGCTTGTTCGATTCTAAATATACCGACTACAAAGCCACTAACACACAGATAGGCCGCGACCTGGTCAAAGAATGGGTAGAGGCATTCCGCGCAGAAGGACTGAAAATAGGCTTTTACTACTCATTGATAGATTGGCATCATCCCGATTACACAGTCGATAACAACCATCCCCAACGCCCGGATAACAGTAACGACTACACCGCACTCAATAAAGGCCGCGACATGAATAAATATCGCCAGTACCTCCACAACCAGGTCAGAGAATTGCTGACCAACTACGGAACCATCGATATGCTCTGGCTCGACTTCTCTTTCCCTGGCAAGAATGGCAAAGACCACAACGACTGGAATGCAATAGACCTCATCAAAATGGTACGTAAACTGCAACCCAATATCCTCGTCAACGACCGGCTGGACCTCGGAGAATACGCCGATGGCGCCGACTTTATGACACCGGAACAATATAAAGTAGCCGAGTGGCCTACCCGCAATGGACAGAAATTTCCCTGGGAAACCTGCCAGACATTTTCCGGCTCCTGGGGATATTACCGCGATGAATACACCTGGAAGGATGCCAAACAATTGCTCGTACTACTGATCGAATCCGTAAGCAAAGGCGGAAACGTCCTGCTCAATGTAGGCCCGACAGCAAGAGGCGTATTCGATAGCCGCGCACAGCAGTCGCTCGAAGAAATGGGCAAATGGACCCGCTTCAACGGCCGCGCCATCTACGGCTGTACCGAAGCCCCGGCTACCTTCAAACGCCCGGATAATACCTTGCTGACCTACAACCCGCTGGCCAAACGCCTCTATATCCACCTGCTCGACTATCCATTGCAAAACTTTACCCTTCCTGGCTATAAAGGAAAAGTAAAGTATGCCCAGTTCCTGCATGATGGCTCAGAGATCCGTATCTCCGCACCTGGTGGCCATCATAAATATGGCAAAGACCTCGAAGACAATGACCTCAACCTCTCCCTGCCAGTGAGAAAACCGGATATGGAAATACCGGTCATCGAGCTGATACTGGAATAA